One Aneurinibacillus migulanus genomic region harbors:
- a CDS encoding YheC/YheD family endospore coat-associated protein — protein MKVSYVGILLNQSMYRGITTGRTETEVLAFYEEGARMYGLKPCYICLDDLRAHQATVPAFVKKGNGYRRVRIPVPRIIHNRALLFSTREKEKLNRIAEARFIVFNRWNRYSKLYIHSLLWADPEIRPHLAYTVSGTAENVRLMMKSYNTLFIKPNSGSIGAGIMRITRTDKGWKFSYAVRVKGRKRWKSILFTDTLPGHLLKKLTARKYHIQEALSLATYRGNPFDLRVSVQKDASGDWQVTGMVGKVAPAGRFLSNVGQGGKVHKLADLLDEYPNLKAKVVERDIGEFALRVVRRLEESIPGLADVGLDIGLTKEGLPLFIECNGRDQRYAFRNVRMLKEWKATYANPMGYAKYLLDKLKTKG, from the coding sequence ATGAAGGTTTCGTATGTAGGCATCTTACTTAACCAATCTATGTACCGGGGAATCACGACCGGTCGAACAGAAACTGAAGTATTGGCTTTTTATGAAGAAGGAGCCCGGATGTACGGGCTAAAACCTTGCTACATTTGCCTGGATGACCTGCGTGCTCATCAGGCAACCGTGCCAGCTTTTGTTAAGAAAGGGAACGGATATCGCCGCGTACGCATTCCTGTTCCCCGCATTATCCATAATCGTGCGCTATTGTTTTCCACCCGTGAAAAAGAAAAGTTAAACCGGATAGCAGAAGCACGCTTCATCGTATTCAATCGCTGGAATCGCTACAGCAAATTATACATTCATTCCTTATTGTGGGCTGATCCTGAAATTCGTCCACATCTTGCCTATACTGTAAGCGGCACTGCGGAAAACGTTCGTCTAATGATGAAATCATATAATACATTATTTATTAAACCGAACAGTGGAAGTATTGGAGCTGGAATCATGAGAATAACGCGTACGGATAAAGGATGGAAGTTTTCATACGCTGTCCGGGTGAAGGGACGCAAACGCTGGAAGAGTATATTATTCACGGACACGTTGCCGGGGCATCTGCTTAAGAAATTGACTGCACGTAAGTACCATATTCAGGAGGCACTGTCGCTGGCTACGTATCGCGGCAATCCTTTTGATCTGCGTGTCTCTGTTCAGAAGGATGCCTCTGGAGACTGGCAGGTCACAGGGATGGTAGGTAAAGTGGCCCCAGCAGGACGATTTCTAAGCAATGTAGGGCAAGGAGGTAAGGTCCACAAGCTAGCTGATCTACTTGATGAGTATCCTAACTTGAAGGCAAAAGTGGTAGAACGTGACATTGGAGAATTTGCGTTGCGTGTCGTACGCCGGCTAGAAGAGTCGATCCCAGGGCTGGCGGATGTAGGGTTGGACATCGGGCTGACGAAGGAAGGTCTGCCGTTGTTCATCGAATGTAATGGACGCGATCAACGCTATGCATTTCGCAATGTACGTATGCTGAAAGAGTGGAAAGCGACGTATGCTAATCCGATGGGCTATGCCAAGTATTTGCTTGATAAATTGAAAACGAAAGGATAA
- a CDS encoding FixH family protein: MKRYRNICIGWLVFILLLVLVGCGGERQSEERKVPEKLQAQYTASPASPQAGQEITFSVAITQGEEKVNDAEAVKFEIWHEGQKEKHAMVPAKKTEDGVYSVVRSFKEPGTYYVMYHIDARGLHSMAKHKIIVK, translated from the coding sequence ATGAAACGTTATCGAAATATATGTATCGGTTGGCTGGTGTTTATTCTACTGCTTGTCCTTGTCGGATGTGGGGGAGAAAGACAATCTGAAGAAAGGAAAGTTCCGGAGAAGCTGCAAGCGCAGTATACAGCTTCCCCTGCATCACCACAAGCGGGACAAGAGATCACGTTCTCTGTAGCAATAACACAGGGCGAAGAAAAAGTGAATGATGCTGAAGCTGTGAAATTCGAAATTTGGCATGAGGGACAAAAAGAAAAACATGCGATGGTACCTGCCAAAAAAACAGAAGATGGTGTCTACTCTGTTGTCCGATCGTTTAAGGAACCAGGAACCTACTATGTGATGTATCATATCGATGCGCGGGGTTTGCATAGCATGGCAAAACATAAAATCATCGTTAAATAA
- a CDS encoding sensor histidine kinase: MKRISLKLNQKLWLLVSSGVIFTVLVTYALTQYLYEKLYVQNIGASLTYQGERIAKMYEREGFTPAFRATVDRINEASEAEIFVTENPRQLGACLPFEVEYDALITEEERSRLVAGYTVSKVGYEGRFGRQIMAVIVPLLDGKRLEGIVYLYLPLASITEAVSEVRDVILVSSLVFVLFSLYIVRHLVNRMTRPLRQMEHAASRMALGNFKEKFAVTSEDEVGNLGLALNHMASALEQVDAQRREFLANISHELRTPLSYIKGYSEAIIEGVADAPEQRERYLHLIHREAGRMERLVHDLLDLAQLEGSSYPLRITLLPLGQLVEDTLEKFRPFIAEKGAVLTVDIDPDAIILGDEDRLEQVVHNLCDNALRHLPEKEGVLLVRLHIDRSAGQCVLAVTDNGCGIPPEEVSRLGERFYRVDKARTRKHGGSGLGLSIVKQIVHLHKGTFAIESKRKEGTTAIVRLPLYEDE, translated from the coding sequence TTGAAGCGTATTTCTCTAAAGCTGAATCAAAAATTATGGCTGCTGGTCAGCTCCGGCGTTATCTTTACCGTACTTGTAACGTATGCTCTTACTCAGTATTTATATGAAAAGTTATATGTGCAGAACATCGGGGCATCGCTTACTTATCAAGGCGAGCGCATCGCAAAGATGTATGAGCGCGAGGGATTTACCCCTGCATTCCGCGCAACTGTAGATCGGATTAACGAGGCGTCTGAGGCAGAGATTTTTGTAACCGAAAACCCTCGTCAACTGGGAGCTTGTTTGCCGTTTGAAGTCGAATATGACGCTTTAATAACGGAAGAAGAGCGCAGTCGTTTGGTGGCTGGGTACACGGTGAGCAAAGTCGGATATGAAGGAAGATTTGGACGTCAAATTATGGCGGTCATTGTGCCGTTATTGGACGGTAAACGGCTCGAAGGCATTGTGTATTTGTATTTGCCGCTTGCAAGCATTACTGAAGCGGTTAGCGAGGTGCGCGATGTGATTCTGGTCAGCTCGCTTGTTTTCGTCCTGTTTTCCCTTTATATCGTAAGGCATCTTGTTAACCGGATGACTCGACCCTTGCGACAGATGGAACATGCCGCTTCTCGTATGGCTCTTGGCAATTTCAAAGAAAAATTCGCCGTCACATCAGAGGATGAGGTAGGTAACCTAGGCCTGGCGCTTAACCATATGGCATCCGCCTTGGAACAGGTGGACGCACAGCGAAGGGAATTTCTCGCTAATATTTCTCATGAATTGCGCACGCCGCTCAGCTACATTAAAGGTTACAGCGAAGCGATAATCGAAGGGGTGGCGGATGCTCCCGAACAGCGAGAACGCTATCTACACTTGATTCACCGCGAAGCGGGACGCATGGAGAGGCTTGTGCATGATTTGCTTGATTTGGCTCAATTGGAAGGTTCATCGTATCCGCTACGTATTACGCTTCTGCCGCTCGGTCAGCTAGTGGAGGATACATTAGAGAAGTTCAGACCGTTCATAGCGGAAAAAGGGGCTGTACTTACAGTAGATATAGACCCCGATGCGATTATTTTGGGGGACGAAGACCGATTGGAACAGGTAGTGCACAATCTATGTGATAATGCATTACGTCATTTGCCTGAAAAAGAAGGTGTGCTTCTTGTCCGCTTACATATTGATCGCTCGGCTGGTCAATGTGTGTTAGCTGTAACAGACAATGGATGCGGAATTCCGCCCGAAGAGGTCTCCCGTCTAGGAGAGAGATTCTACAGGGTTGATAAAGCGCGAACACGCAAGCACGGCGGCAGCGGACTCGGGCTTTCCATCGTTAAACAAATTGTGCACCTGCATAAAGGAACATTCGCAATCGAAAGTAAAAGGAAAGAAGGAACGACAGCAATCGTTCGATTGCCGCTGTATGAGGATGAATGA
- a CDS encoding LytTR family DNA-binding domain-containing protein — MENSSVLSIMKAISDVFPQETSIAIADKSKFIYYQPSRAIDLKIKPGDDIHEGTLTRKALSRKQKIEQLLDHSVFGVPYYAMSTPILSQGDAEGCITAIFPPTATPGLPKLPRHHFLIGKGEDRWVPIPLSDIHFIESDKGKTYLYTERGMYVNKYSLIELENILPPDLFVRCHRAYMINVYSIDEIHPDFHSTFMLIMNDSARTRVPVSQKYASAFRRLMGF; from the coding sequence ATGGAAAATTCATCTGTACTTTCAATTATGAAAGCGATCAGCGACGTGTTTCCACAAGAGACTTCTATTGCTATTGCGGACAAGTCGAAATTTATTTATTACCAGCCCAGCCGGGCTATTGATTTGAAAATTAAACCGGGTGACGACATTCATGAAGGGACACTAACGCGCAAAGCGCTTTCCCGAAAGCAGAAAATCGAACAACTGCTAGATCACAGTGTGTTTGGCGTACCGTATTACGCAATGAGCACACCCATCTTAAGCCAAGGAGACGCGGAAGGATGCATTACAGCCATCTTCCCGCCAACGGCAACGCCAGGCTTGCCGAAGCTTCCTCGCCATCATTTTCTTATCGGTAAAGGTGAAGACCGTTGGGTTCCAATTCCTTTGTCTGATATTCATTTTATCGAATCGGACAAAGGGAAGACATATTTGTATACAGAGCGCGGCATGTATGTAAATAAGTATAGCCTGATCGAGCTGGAAAATATTCTTCCACCTGATTTATTTGTTCGCTGTCACCGTGCCTATATGATCAATGTGTATTCCATTGATGAGATTCATCCGGATTTTCATTCTACTTTTATGTTAATTATGAATGATTCGGCTCGTACACGCGTGCCGGTCAGCCAGAAGTATGCCAGTGCATTTCGGCGACTGATGGGATTCTAA
- the cbpB gene encoding cyclic-di-AMP-binding protein CbpB, protein MKHVSLENGIEKLMIPGSKVAIVQEGNSLEHALLVLTKSGYSAIPVLDRDYKLKGLISMPLILDKVLGIEGIEYDKLSEMKVEDVMNKKIGWMREDGGFFRGLELSINHPFLCIVDEAGVFVGILTRKSILAQVNNYLKFNNT, encoded by the coding sequence ATGAAGCATGTATCCCTGGAAAATGGGATTGAAAAACTGATGATTCCTGGCAGCAAAGTGGCGATTGTCCAAGAGGGCAATTCGCTGGAACATGCCTTGCTTGTTCTGACGAAATCGGGGTATTCAGCCATTCCGGTATTAGACCGTGATTATAAGTTAAAAGGACTAATCAGCATGCCGCTCATCCTCGATAAAGTCCTTGGCATCGAGGGAATTGAGTACGATAAGTTAAGTGAGATGAAAGTCGAAGACGTGATGAATAAAAAGATAGGATGGATGAGGGAGGATGGTGGCTTTTTCAGGGGACTTGAGCTTTCCATTAACCATCCATTTTTATGTATCGTGGACGAAGCTGGTGTATTTGTTGGGATTCTTACGCGAAAATCCATTCTCGCACAGGTGAACAATTACTTGAAATTCAATAATACGTAA
- a CDS encoding ECF transporter S component — MRGKVRRTAMLSLLSTIGFLLMFVEIPLPMFPAFLKIGVSEIPALIGAILFGPLAGVAVELIKNVLHFLLSNQGGMGVGELSNFVAGSTFVVVSVFFMQKLKQSKVNFWLGMTAGTTAMAAVMSVANYYFFMPAFAYVMGMSVHDIVGWSQEANSSITSLWALILYAVLPFNLIKGLAEAIITYPIYNRLRPVIQSK; from the coding sequence ATGAGAGGAAAGGTACGCAGAACGGCGATGCTATCGCTGTTGTCTACCATCGGATTTCTACTGATGTTCGTAGAGATTCCATTGCCGATGTTTCCTGCATTTCTGAAAATCGGCGTAAGCGAAATTCCAGCGCTTATCGGCGCCATTTTGTTCGGACCGCTAGCTGGAGTCGCGGTAGAACTAATTAAGAATGTTTTACATTTTCTGCTGTCTAATCAAGGCGGCATGGGTGTAGGCGAGCTGTCCAATTTTGTGGCAGGGAGTACATTCGTCGTCGTTTCGGTCTTCTTTATGCAGAAGCTGAAACAGAGCAAAGTCAATTTCTGGCTGGGTATGACAGCTGGAACAACTGCCATGGCAGCGGTTATGTCAGTAGCCAACTACTACTTTTTCATGCCGGCATTCGCATACGTAATGGGCATGTCGGTTCACGATATCGTCGGATGGTCACAAGAGGCTAACAGTAGTATCACAAGCCTGTGGGCGCTCATTCTTTACGCCGTCCTTCCGTTTAACCTGATTAAAGGACTGGCTGAGGCGATTATTACGTATCCTATTTATAACCGTTTGCGCCCTGTGATTCAAAGTAAATAG
- a CDS encoding YncE family protein has product MGKKRPVIILILAFIWLFTTGCQPVAFTKIPDGASVLAVLNAREQTVSFLNAESGKNIATWKPDFTFARMLLTNSHTVLLYGKNAEDVRMLDMRTGKQTGVWKTGKGIANATLSTSGDEIYFADKLHGTVRIYTTAGQQKGEIKVGPSPFTMMEDKAHGKLYVMDLQDANMREIDLATSQVVRTFRLNESPMGGLLAADRDELWIGGHGRGDFPEEEVSVFSSETGQKLRNVHAPFMPVEFVRYGKDTLFVLSHGSNTLRRIAMDTGQSTGELALGANPFGMVSDGQLLYITSYESNQIYVVDPKMMRTLKILRAGDGPIQMFVREGDGQ; this is encoded by the coding sequence ATGGGAAAGAAACGCCCGGTGATTATTTTGATTTTGGCGTTTATCTGGTTGTTTACGACCGGATGTCAGCCCGTTGCGTTCACGAAAATTCCTGATGGTGCTTCCGTACTGGCGGTGCTGAATGCCCGCGAGCAAACAGTTTCCTTTTTGAACGCGGAGAGTGGCAAAAACATAGCAACCTGGAAGCCGGACTTTACGTTTGCGCGCATGTTGCTGACGAACTCGCATACCGTATTGCTGTATGGGAAAAACGCTGAAGATGTACGTATGCTGGATATGCGCACCGGCAAGCAAACGGGCGTATGGAAGACAGGGAAGGGCATTGCTAATGCGACGTTGTCGACCAGCGGTGATGAAATATATTTTGCGGACAAGCTGCATGGTACTGTGCGAATTTATACGACGGCCGGACAGCAAAAAGGCGAAATCAAGGTTGGACCCTCCCCATTTACGATGATGGAAGACAAAGCGCACGGTAAATTGTATGTGATGGATTTGCAGGATGCGAATATGAGGGAGATCGATTTGGCAACCAGCCAGGTGGTCCGTACGTTTCGCCTAAATGAATCGCCCATGGGAGGATTGCTTGCAGCCGACCGGGACGAGCTATGGATTGGCGGTCATGGTCGCGGTGATTTTCCGGAAGAGGAAGTGTCTGTATTCTCGAGTGAGACGGGACAAAAGCTGCGCAACGTTCATGCTCCTTTTATGCCGGTTGAATTCGTGCGATATGGCAAGGATACCCTATTTGTGCTAAGCCACGGGTCGAATACGCTTCGGCGAATCGCTATGGATACAGGGCAAAGCACTGGAGAACTTGCGTTAGGTGCCAATCCTTTTGGCATGGTAAGCGACGGTCAGCTTCTGTATATTACGAGTTATGAAAGCAATCAGATTTACGTGGTAGACCCGAAAATGATGCGCACGTTAAAGATACTGCGCGCTGGGGACGGACCGATTCAAATGTTTGTGCGGGAAGGTGACGGACAGTGA
- a CDS encoding response regulator transcription factor has translation MKGYSLLIVDDEAQMRELISMYAEREGYRCTEAEDGQQALELLAKRTFDVIILDVMMPKLDGLSFCKKVRETSDIPIIFVTARGGEVDRVTGLKIGADDYLVKPFSPRELLARIEALLRRVRPSTVVSEELERYGALEIDTKGHEARINGTELSLTLKEFDLLTCLARHPGQVLDRERLLEMVWGYDYYGNARTVDTHVKTLRMKLGEHAGLIQTVWGVGYKFEVTA, from the coding sequence GTGAAGGGATATTCCCTGTTAATAGTGGATGATGAAGCGCAAATGCGCGAATTGATCTCCATGTATGCAGAGCGCGAGGGCTATCGCTGCACGGAGGCGGAGGATGGACAGCAGGCGCTTGAACTGCTTGCAAAGCGTACGTTTGATGTAATCATATTGGATGTAATGATGCCGAAGCTGGATGGTTTGTCATTCTGCAAAAAGGTAAGAGAGACATCGGACATCCCCATTATTTTCGTGACGGCGCGTGGGGGTGAAGTGGATAGGGTGACAGGACTTAAAATCGGGGCTGATGATTATCTGGTGAAACCGTTCAGTCCAAGAGAACTGCTTGCTCGCATCGAAGCCTTGCTCAGGCGGGTGCGCCCATCCACGGTCGTCTCTGAGGAGCTTGAGCGATATGGAGCACTTGAAATCGATACGAAAGGCCATGAAGCGCGGATAAACGGTACAGAGCTTTCTTTGACGCTTAAAGAGTTCGACCTGCTGACCTGTCTGGCGCGTCATCCAGGGCAAGTGTTGGACAGGGAGCGGTTGTTGGAGATGGTATGGGGATACGACTATTATGGTAATGCTCGAACGGTGGATACACACGTAAAGACGCTTAGAATGAAACTTGGTGAACATGCAGGACTCATCCAAACCGTGTGGGGCGTCGGGTATAAGTTTGAGGTGACAGCTTGA
- the mscL gene encoding large conductance mechanosensitive channel protein MscL, translated as MKFVAEFRKFISRGNIIDLAVGVALGTAFNKIVTSLVEDILMPPIGLALKGVNFSDLYINLSSGTYASLDAAKKAGDVTINYGIFLNNVLHFLIVAFSLFVVVRVYSRLSELRNQEEEVEKKAETKECPYCLSAIPIPATRCPACTSQLERAEQS; from the coding sequence TTGAAGTTTGTAGCAGAATTTAGAAAGTTCATCAGCAGAGGAAATATTATCGATCTTGCCGTCGGGGTGGCACTTGGGACCGCCTTCAATAAAATTGTTACATCGCTTGTAGAAGATATATTGATGCCGCCTATTGGACTGGCGCTGAAAGGCGTTAATTTTTCCGATTTGTATATCAATCTTTCTTCCGGGACGTACGCTTCGCTAGACGCAGCAAAAAAAGCGGGAGATGTAACAATTAATTATGGGATTTTCTTAAATAATGTGCTTCACTTCCTAATTGTTGCATTCTCTTTGTTCGTCGTAGTAAGAGTGTATTCCCGATTGAGTGAGCTGCGGAACCAAGAGGAGGAAGTGGAGAAAAAAGCGGAAACAAAAGAATGTCCGTACTGTTTATCAGCCATTCCGATTCCGGCGACCCGCTGCCCGGCTTGCACCTCTCAATTAGAAAGGGCAGAACAATCCTAA
- a CDS encoding DNA-3-methyladenine glycosylase family protein yields the protein MTQNIMSEHTFEQGEAYLAGVDPVMARLIEMYGPYRQTPRSDYFAVLCESIVSQQLSVKAAASITSRVLLYFGGEWEPQAILKAEEEDMRTLGLSRSKIAYMKDLAAFCVTGRLALDTFADASNEEIVRRLIEVKGIGKWTAEMFLLFGMGRLNVYPIDDLGIKKAIQANYNLDELPDKKQMLEIGTKWAPYETIASLYLWRSLNNKPAV from the coding sequence TTGACCCAAAACATTATGAGCGAGCATACTTTCGAACAGGGAGAAGCTTATCTGGCAGGGGTTGATCCTGTGATGGCGCGTCTTATTGAGATGTATGGCCCGTATCGACAAACACCTCGCAGCGACTATTTTGCAGTCCTATGTGAGTCGATTGTCTCCCAGCAGTTATCTGTTAAAGCAGCGGCTTCGATTACTAGCCGCGTACTTCTCTATTTCGGAGGGGAATGGGAGCCGCAAGCTATTTTGAAAGCTGAAGAGGAAGATATGCGGACACTGGGGCTTTCACGATCGAAAATTGCTTATATGAAGGACCTCGCCGCATTTTGCGTGACCGGGCGGCTTGCACTGGATACGTTTGCTGATGCATCCAACGAAGAGATTGTCCGACGCCTCATTGAGGTCAAAGGCATCGGCAAATGGACGGCTGAGATGTTCCTGCTGTTTGGGATGGGACGGTTGAATGTCTATCCGATAGATGATCTAGGGATTAAGAAAGCCATACAGGCGAATTATAACCTCGACGAACTGCCCGATAAAAAGCAAATGCTTGAAATCGGCACCAAGTGGGCTCCTTATGAAACGATTGCCAGCCTGTACTTATGGCGCAGTTTAAATAATAAGCCAGCCGTATAA
- a CDS encoding GerMN domain-containing protein has product MRLPRALLFIALMAMLAITGCTSDVPSSGQQQPPATTNNGETTQPPPATEEPNSSKQPSAEQPSSKERPSSNSTDGEEVKEKKVMLVFSDANLMEQYKEPRTIKYKKEENLPTIALMAWKNGPQNKELTTLMPKNAEVQWLKKEGNTAVISLSPEIKQANLGSSGEQFLLEEMATILSQFGYKNMKVLIDGKEVDTILGHMDTTTPIEPLNFAELKEMK; this is encoded by the coding sequence ATGAGACTACCTCGCGCACTTTTATTTATCGCACTTATGGCTATGTTGGCTATTACAGGGTGCACCTCAGACGTTCCAAGCAGTGGTCAACAACAACCTCCTGCTACCACTAACAATGGAGAAACAACACAACCACCTCCTGCAACAGAGGAGCCAAATAGCAGCAAGCAGCCATCTGCAGAGCAACCTTCTTCAAAGGAGCGACCGTCTTCTAATAGTACAGACGGAGAGGAAGTTAAGGAAAAAAAAGTTATGCTGGTGTTTAGCGACGCTAACCTGATGGAGCAATACAAAGAGCCGCGCACCATCAAATATAAAAAAGAAGAGAATCTGCCGACCATTGCGCTGATGGCATGGAAGAACGGCCCTCAAAATAAGGAGCTGACAACCCTCATGCCGAAAAACGCAGAGGTTCAATGGCTGAAAAAAGAAGGCAATACGGCTGTTATCAGCTTATCTCCGGAAATCAAACAGGCGAACCTCGGCTCGTCAGGTGAACAATTCCTGCTTGAAGAAATGGCAACGATCTTGAGCCAGTTCGGGTACAAAAATATGAAAGTACTCATTGACGGCAAGGAAGTCGATACTATCCTCGGACATATGGATACAACTACGCCGATTGAACCGCTGAATTTTGCCGAATTAAAAGAAATGAAGTAA